The Scyliorhinus canicula chromosome 10, sScyCan1.1, whole genome shotgun sequence genomic interval GCAAGAGGACAAACAGGTGAGCTTTGAGGTACTGCAGGAAATGATTGAGAATATTGACCAGGAGATGACCGAATATGAACATCAAACTGGACGCAAAGTCACTGGCTGGTTTCCACAGAGAGGTCACAGTCTTACAGGTTTCACCTTCTCATTGGTCAACTTGATAAGCAGACTGACCAACTATCTAAAAGATAATGACATTCGACAGCAACAGGAGAAAGAAAATCAGCAGCAACTTCTGGAGAAATTCACGGAACAACGAGCACTGATTGATGCATTGACTTCAGAATTTCTGACAATGCAAAATGAAATTATATCTGTGCGGACCAACCTGCACCAGTATATGATCAAAACAAATGAAGAGCTGCTCTTACTGAAACAAGTATTGTATGGATCTACAGAAGCAGAAAGAAACACACTAAAGCCAAGGCAAATAATTGCTCATGACATTAAGCAGACAGCAGTAGAAGGAGGTAGTTTACATACATGTGTTTACTCTGACAGGCAAGATCAAGTAAATAGACAAAATTTAAGGGCTGCACCAAATACTGAAGCGGGACTTTTAGAAAGTCTGGAAGAAAAACAATCGCATGCAAATCAGCATAATGTGAATCCGTTAGCTGGTCACAGTTTTCCTGAGCATCTATTTGGTTCTGCTGTGTTACTTTCACCCCCAAGACAGAGGAACAGCCAAGTAGCTGCTGGCTCACAATCTACAGCCAATTTGTTTTCTGAAAGACCTCTGCCTATTAATATATATCTGAAATCAAATGATGTACACCCCTCCATGCATAAGGAAGCTCCAATCATGCAAGAAGAAAAAGACTACTTGGGAATACAAAACCAGTTGCAAGATAACCAGGATCTTGGCAAGCAATGGAAGTTCCAGAATGCTAATGAAGGACATAAGAACTCGAGTCTTGCTTGTCCAGTTACTAATTTGCCTCTGATGTCTGAAATGCAACAGCTTGGAGCTTCCAATGACTCAGTGACATGTGTTCTGAGCACAAAGGAAAACAAGCTAGAAGCTGAAGGGAGTCATGATCTTTCTTTGGATAAGTGGCTTGAACATGAAGCAATGTTATCTCAAATTGCTGAGCTCCAGCTGCAGAATTCTGCTCTCAAAGCCCAACTTGGTCAGTTCAAAATGGGTAAATTATCCAATTCTGCACCACAGATTGAAAAGACTATTTCTAGCACTTGTGACAGTCTTCAACAGAggatcactgagctaaaccatcagAGTGCTGAAGCACGCAGCAAGCTTTTGAAGTTGA includes:
- the spice1 gene encoding spindle and centriole-associated protein 1; this translates as MSLIRGSRSQGAGKSRRKKKAVPALRREWDNTVSDLSVHQATPEELARRRQNRLSRNRAAAEWELWHRRAGGLRPPTAPGKESVLTNELLLDQWQLRDVLARSDRALALVRDLFGDGPRLQAAFPNVTAAPGCEKASQAGLVAPRCEPPTQLSLLSESVMDSQALNETGNTASDHPLSQESLHEADTTVSMDYQANIDSNEHSFERNQQKTAQSPREWSWRAPNRIPETPCTPDREATVNYTSLNATTAIQRLKSRMQSEAESNAEQGGLSQSETTSVIQQVLHPGSRNSKGVSKGKTCDVSSKRMEDSRQEDKQVSFEVLQEMIENIDQEMTEYEHQTGRKVTGWFPQRGHSLTGFTFSLVNLISRLTNYLKDNDIRQQQEKENQQQLLEKFTEQRALIDALTSEFLTMQNEIISVRTNLHQYMIKTNEELLLLKQVLYGSTEAERNTLKPRQIIAHDIKQTAVEGGSLHTCVYSDRQDQVNRQNLRAAPNTEAGLLESLEEKQSHANQHNVNPLAGHSFPEHLFGSAVLLSPPRQRNSQVAAGSQSTANLFSERPLPINIYLKSNDVHPSMHKEAPIMQEEKDYLGIQNQLQDNQDLGKQWKFQNANEGHKNSSLACPVTNLPLMSEMQQLGASNDSVTCVLSTKENKLEAEGSHDLSLDKWLEHEAMLSQIAELQLQNSALKAQLGQFKMGKLSNSAPQIEKTISSTCDSLQQRITELNHQSAEARSKLLKLIEQQRQVSGCSASPPISPIPPKGIWTETGNRPLDMLITLPDGLASSTGSTPSPASNINRNKSTDSTSTTGSSQHPDKGGGNKTSVTQKPERLKAEGWFALSTHTM